The following proteins are encoded in a genomic region of Jaculus jaculus isolate mJacJac1 chromosome 21, mJacJac1.mat.Y.cur, whole genome shotgun sequence:
- the LOC101596013 gene encoding zinc finger protein OZF-like isoform X1, with amino-acid sequence MSGEPAMWSVSFEDVTVDFTWREWQELDAAQRTLYRDVMLENYQSLASLGYCVSKPELILKLEHGIEPWTAAEAPLVDFSDVDNMSGPIDTSQENQERPLWEGVTTSNGSNEELIEAELKVQEDIDQGPKSCDCQLCVEMFYWKSQHPVDQIFHTCDKPCECKECREAFYYNSALIPHQGLSTYEDPQHPMDRLFHTHDKPCGWKACEEAFYFNSGFIQHQGLHSHEKTYECKACMKRFPWKSYLIIHQRFHTGEKPYECQDCRKAFFCKSDLIRHQKTHTGEKPYECGECTKTFYCKSELTRHQRTHAVEKPYVCQECMKTFKCKSDVTRHQRTHSGKKTHECKECMKTFYSKSDLTRHQSTHTGKKPYECDECNKTFNCKSDLTVHQRTHTGERPYECKECRKTFHRKSNHTEHQRTHTGEKYHECSECMKRFSWKSQLIVHQRTHTGEKPYECEICRKAFCSKSNLIRHQKTHTGEKPYEYEDYMKTLYFDPELAESQETYKSEDLWMEGM; translated from the exons GGTACTGTGTGAGCAAACCCGAGTTGATACTCAAGCTGGAACACGGGATTGAGCCATGGACAGCAGCAGAGGCCCCACTCGTAGACTTCTCAG ATGTTGATAACATGAGTGGCCCTATTGATACCAGCCAGGAGAATCAGGAGAGACCCTTATGGGAGGGTGTAACCACCAGCAATGGATCGAACGAAGAGTTGATTGAA GCGGAACTAAAGGTTCAAGAGGACATTGACCAGGGGCCAAAATCCTGTGACTGTCAGCTGTGTGTGGAGATGTTTTACTGGAAGTCACAGCACCCCGTGGACCAGATCTTCCACACGTGTGACAAGCCCTGCGAGTGTAAGGAGTGCCGGGAAGCCTTCTACTACAACTCGGCCCTCATCCCGCACCAGGGGCTCAGCACGTACGAGGACCCCCAGCACCCCATGGACCGGCTGTTCCACACGCACGACAAGCCCTGTGGCTGGAAGGCGTGCGAGGAGGCATTCTACTTCAACTCGGGCTTCATCCAGCACCAAGGCCTTCACTCCCACGAGAAGACCTACGAGTGCAAGGCATGCATGAAAAGATTCCCATGGAAGTCGTACCTCATCATCCACCAGCGGTTCCACACGGGCGAGAAGCCCTACGAGTGTCAAGACTGCCGCAAGGCCTTCTTCTGCAAGTCGGACCTCATCCGGCACCAGAAAACGCACACGGGCGAGAAGCCCTACGAGTGCGGAGAGTGCACCAAAACGTTCTACTGCAAGTCCGAGCTCACGCGCCACCAGAGGACTCACGCCGTGGAAAAGCCCTACGTGTGCCAGGAGTGCATGAAGACCTTCAAGTGCAAGTCGGACGTCACTCGGCACCAGAGGACCCACTCCGGCAAGAAAACCCACGAGTGCAAGGAGTGCATGAAGACCTTCTACTCCAAGTCGGACCTCACTCGGCACCAGAGCACGCACACGGGCAAGAAGCCCTACGAGTGTGACGAGTGTAACAAGACCTTCAACTGCAAGTCCGACCTCACCGTGCACCAGCGCACGCACACGGGCGAGAGGCCCTACGAATGCAAGGAGTGCAGGAAGACGTTCCACAGGAAGTCCAACCACACCGAGCACCAGCGAACTCACACGGGAGAGAAGTACCACGAGTGCAGTGAATGCATGAAAAGATTCTCCTGGAAGTCACAGCTCATCGTCCACCAGAGGACTCACACGGGGGAGAAGCCGTACGAATGTGAAATATGCAGAAAAGCGTTCTGCTCTAAGTCAAACCTTATTAGACACCAGAAGACTCATACAGGCGAAAAGCCCTACGAATATGAAGACTATATGAAAACGCTCTACTTTGACCCGGAACTCGCTGAGAGTCAGGAAACCTACAAAAGCGAAGACCTATggatggaaggaatgtaa
- the LOC101596013 gene encoding zinc finger protein OZF-like isoform X4 yields MLENYQSLASLGYCVSKPELILKLEHGIEPWTAAEAPLVDFSDVDNMSGPIDTSQENQERPLWEGVTTSNGSNEELIEAELKVQEDIDQGPKSCDCQLCVEMFYWKSQHPVDQIFHTCDKPCECKECREAFYYNSALIPHQGLSTYEDPQHPMDRLFHTHDKPCGWKACEEAFYFNSGFIQHQGLHSHEKTYECKACMKRFPWKSYLIIHQRFHTGEKPYECQDCRKAFFCKSDLIRHQKTHTGEKPYECGECTKTFYCKSELTRHQRTHAVEKPYVCQECMKTFKCKSDVTRHQRTHSGKKTHECKECMKTFYSKSDLTRHQSTHTGKKPYECDECNKTFNCKSDLTVHQRTHTGERPYECKECRKTFHRKSNHTEHQRTHTGEKYHECSECMKRFSWKSQLIVHQRTHTGEKPYECEICRKAFCSKSNLIRHQKTHTGEKPYEYEDYMKTLYFDPELAESQETYKSEDLWMEGM; encoded by the exons GGTACTGTGTGAGCAAACCCGAGTTGATACTCAAGCTGGAACACGGGATTGAGCCATGGACAGCAGCAGAGGCCCCACTCGTAGACTTCTCAG ATGTTGATAACATGAGTGGCCCTATTGATACCAGCCAGGAGAATCAGGAGAGACCCTTATGGGAGGGTGTAACCACCAGCAATGGATCGAACGAAGAGTTGATTGAA GCGGAACTAAAGGTTCAAGAGGACATTGACCAGGGGCCAAAATCCTGTGACTGTCAGCTGTGTGTGGAGATGTTTTACTGGAAGTCACAGCACCCCGTGGACCAGATCTTCCACACGTGTGACAAGCCCTGCGAGTGTAAGGAGTGCCGGGAAGCCTTCTACTACAACTCGGCCCTCATCCCGCACCAGGGGCTCAGCACGTACGAGGACCCCCAGCACCCCATGGACCGGCTGTTCCACACGCACGACAAGCCCTGTGGCTGGAAGGCGTGCGAGGAGGCATTCTACTTCAACTCGGGCTTCATCCAGCACCAAGGCCTTCACTCCCACGAGAAGACCTACGAGTGCAAGGCATGCATGAAAAGATTCCCATGGAAGTCGTACCTCATCATCCACCAGCGGTTCCACACGGGCGAGAAGCCCTACGAGTGTCAAGACTGCCGCAAGGCCTTCTTCTGCAAGTCGGACCTCATCCGGCACCAGAAAACGCACACGGGCGAGAAGCCCTACGAGTGCGGAGAGTGCACCAAAACGTTCTACTGCAAGTCCGAGCTCACGCGCCACCAGAGGACTCACGCCGTGGAAAAGCCCTACGTGTGCCAGGAGTGCATGAAGACCTTCAAGTGCAAGTCGGACGTCACTCGGCACCAGAGGACCCACTCCGGCAAGAAAACCCACGAGTGCAAGGAGTGCATGAAGACCTTCTACTCCAAGTCGGACCTCACTCGGCACCAGAGCACGCACACGGGCAAGAAGCCCTACGAGTGTGACGAGTGTAACAAGACCTTCAACTGCAAGTCCGACCTCACCGTGCACCAGCGCACGCACACGGGCGAGAGGCCCTACGAATGCAAGGAGTGCAGGAAGACGTTCCACAGGAAGTCCAACCACACCGAGCACCAGCGAACTCACACGGGAGAGAAGTACCACGAGTGCAGTGAATGCATGAAAAGATTCTCCTGGAAGTCACAGCTCATCGTCCACCAGAGGACTCACACGGGGGAGAAGCCGTACGAATGTGAAATATGCAGAAAAGCGTTCTGCTCTAAGTCAAACCTTATTAGACACCAGAAGACTCATACAGGCGAAAAGCCCTACGAATATGAAGACTATATGAAAACGCTCTACTTTGACCCGGAACTCGCTGAGAGTCAGGAAACCTACAAAAGCGAAGACCTATggatggaaggaatgtaa
- the LOC101596013 gene encoding zinc finger protein OZF-like isoform X2: MQWSVSFEDVTVDFTWREWQELDAAQRTLYRDVMLENYQSLASLGYCVSKPELILKLEHGIEPWTAAEAPLVDFSDVDNMSGPIDTSQENQERPLWEGVTTSNGSNEELIEAELKVQEDIDQGPKSCDCQLCVEMFYWKSQHPVDQIFHTCDKPCECKECREAFYYNSALIPHQGLSTYEDPQHPMDRLFHTHDKPCGWKACEEAFYFNSGFIQHQGLHSHEKTYECKACMKRFPWKSYLIIHQRFHTGEKPYECQDCRKAFFCKSDLIRHQKTHTGEKPYECGECTKTFYCKSELTRHQRTHAVEKPYVCQECMKTFKCKSDVTRHQRTHSGKKTHECKECMKTFYSKSDLTRHQSTHTGKKPYECDECNKTFNCKSDLTVHQRTHTGERPYECKECRKTFHRKSNHTEHQRTHTGEKYHECSECMKRFSWKSQLIVHQRTHTGEKPYECEICRKAFCSKSNLIRHQKTHTGEKPYEYEDYMKTLYFDPELAESQETYKSEDLWMEGM, translated from the exons GGTACTGTGTGAGCAAACCCGAGTTGATACTCAAGCTGGAACACGGGATTGAGCCATGGACAGCAGCAGAGGCCCCACTCGTAGACTTCTCAG ATGTTGATAACATGAGTGGCCCTATTGATACCAGCCAGGAGAATCAGGAGAGACCCTTATGGGAGGGTGTAACCACCAGCAATGGATCGAACGAAGAGTTGATTGAA GCGGAACTAAAGGTTCAAGAGGACATTGACCAGGGGCCAAAATCCTGTGACTGTCAGCTGTGTGTGGAGATGTTTTACTGGAAGTCACAGCACCCCGTGGACCAGATCTTCCACACGTGTGACAAGCCCTGCGAGTGTAAGGAGTGCCGGGAAGCCTTCTACTACAACTCGGCCCTCATCCCGCACCAGGGGCTCAGCACGTACGAGGACCCCCAGCACCCCATGGACCGGCTGTTCCACACGCACGACAAGCCCTGTGGCTGGAAGGCGTGCGAGGAGGCATTCTACTTCAACTCGGGCTTCATCCAGCACCAAGGCCTTCACTCCCACGAGAAGACCTACGAGTGCAAGGCATGCATGAAAAGATTCCCATGGAAGTCGTACCTCATCATCCACCAGCGGTTCCACACGGGCGAGAAGCCCTACGAGTGTCAAGACTGCCGCAAGGCCTTCTTCTGCAAGTCGGACCTCATCCGGCACCAGAAAACGCACACGGGCGAGAAGCCCTACGAGTGCGGAGAGTGCACCAAAACGTTCTACTGCAAGTCCGAGCTCACGCGCCACCAGAGGACTCACGCCGTGGAAAAGCCCTACGTGTGCCAGGAGTGCATGAAGACCTTCAAGTGCAAGTCGGACGTCACTCGGCACCAGAGGACCCACTCCGGCAAGAAAACCCACGAGTGCAAGGAGTGCATGAAGACCTTCTACTCCAAGTCGGACCTCACTCGGCACCAGAGCACGCACACGGGCAAGAAGCCCTACGAGTGTGACGAGTGTAACAAGACCTTCAACTGCAAGTCCGACCTCACCGTGCACCAGCGCACGCACACGGGCGAGAGGCCCTACGAATGCAAGGAGTGCAGGAAGACGTTCCACAGGAAGTCCAACCACACCGAGCACCAGCGAACTCACACGGGAGAGAAGTACCACGAGTGCAGTGAATGCATGAAAAGATTCTCCTGGAAGTCACAGCTCATCGTCCACCAGAGGACTCACACGGGGGAGAAGCCGTACGAATGTGAAATATGCAGAAAAGCGTTCTGCTCTAAGTCAAACCTTATTAGACACCAGAAGACTCATACAGGCGAAAAGCCCTACGAATATGAAGACTATATGAAAACGCTCTACTTTGACCCGGAACTCGCTGAGAGTCAGGAAACCTACAAAAGCGAAGACCTATggatggaaggaatgtaa